The proteins below come from a single Corylus avellana chromosome ca3, CavTom2PMs-1.0 genomic window:
- the LOC132176710 gene encoding NAC transcription factor 56-like yields MESTDLNTGLNRPNLPPGFRFHPTDEELVIHYLKKKATSAPLPVAIIADVDLYKFDPWELPAKATFGEQEWYFFSPRDRKYPNGARPNRAATSGYWKATGTDKPVLSSGSNQKVGVKKALVFYGGKPPKGIKTNWIMHEYRLLSDNRASNMPPGCDFGNKKNSLRLDDWVLCRIYKKNNAHRLINNEREDSMDDVAGSMPPSFAVGQQNVMKLQLPKAVATSYAGALLENYQNLYEGIVSNSDGINSPALAAASNNLPLKRTLPSLYWNDDVATAAAGGHSSRERLLQLDDSNESIARKDGNASTSIATLLSQFPQTPSLHQQLILGSTGDGIFRAPCHLPGLNWYS; encoded by the exons ATGGAGAGCACTGACTTAAACACCGGCTTGAACCGGCCGAACCTCCCACCGGGGTTCCGGTTCCACCCGACAGACGAGGAGCTGGTGATTCACTACCTCAAGAAAAAGGCAACCTCGGCTCCTCTTCCTGTCGCAATAATCGCTGATGTTGATCTTTACAAATTTGATCCATGGGAACTCCCAG CCAAGGCTACGTTTGGCGAGCAAGAGTGGTACTTTTTCAGTCCAAGGGACCGGAAGTACCCGAACGGAGCTAGACCAAACAGGGCGGCAACTTCAGGGTATTGGAAGGCTACTGGAACCGATAAGCCGGTACTGAGCTCCGGCAGTAATCAAAAGGTCGGTGTAAAAAAGGCGCTGGTGTTTTATGGAGGGAAGCCCCCAAAGGGAATCAAGACCAATTGGATCATGCACGAGTACCGGCTGCTGTCGGATAACAGGGCTAGCAATATGCCTCCCGGGTGTGACTTCGGCAACAAGAAAAACTCTTTGAGg CTGGATGATTGGGTGCTATGCCGAATCTACAAAAAGAACAACGCTCATAGGCTGATAAACAACGAAAGGGAGGACTCCATGGATGACGTGGCCGGATCTATGCCACCTTCATTCGCCGTGGGGCAGCAAAATGTGATGAAACTGCAACTTCCAAAGGCGGTAGCCACCAGCTACGCGGGCGCATTGCTCGAAAATTACCAGAATTTGTATGAAGGGATAGTCAGCAACAGCGATGGTATCAACTCTCCGGCCTTGGCTGCAGCCTCGAACAACCTCCCGCTAAAGCGGACGCTGCCGTCGTTGTACTGGAATGATGATGTAGCCACAGCTGCCGCTGGCGGACATTCGTCGAGGGAGAGATTATTGCAGTTGGATGATAGTAATGAAAGTATAGCAAGGAAGGATGGGAATGCTTCTACTTCCATTGCTACTCTGCTTAGTCAGTTCCCGCAGACACCTTCATTGCACCAACAGTTAATACTGGGGTCTACCGGAGACGGCATTTTCCGGGCACCTTGTCACCTTCCCGGGTTGAACTGGTATTCTTAA